ATGCGCGTGCGCCCGGTGCTCATGACGGCCCTCGTCGCGATGCTCGGGTTTATCCCAATGGCGTTTTCCAGCGGGTCCGGGGCCGAAGTACAGAAGCCCCTGGCTACAGTTGTTATCGGTGGGCTCGTGACGTCCACATTATTGACCCTATTCGTCATCCCGGCCGTTTACCGCTGGTTCGATCCGGAAACGGGAAGCCCCAGGGCCGGCGCACTTCATTTAGTCGTCAGAATCTTAAGCACTTTGAGCAGGTATTGATCGTCCCAGGCGGCCTTCATGCGTCGAGTACGAATGCTGCCCTTGGTGTCCGCCCGCTGGAGCAGGGACAGGGCAACCCGGCGAATCATGCCCAGGTTGGCCCCGGCGTGTCCGGCCCGAGCCCGGCTGTCGTCTTCCCGGAACGCGATGTCCAGACACCAATGGAGCCCGTTCTCAATGCCCCAATGGTTGCGGATGTACCCCGCCAGCTCGACCGCCCCGATCCGCAAGCTGGTGAGGTAGTAATGGGCGGTGCTCTCATTCGGCTTCCCGTTCACCACCCGCTCCCGGCACACCAGGGCCACGGCCCCAACATCGGCCCACCCGCTCGGTAGCCCTTCCGGATCTTCAACCACCGTCACGTACCGCTCTTCCTCGTGCTGCCCGTCCTCGACCGCGGACCCCATGGCACACCCGGCGAACGCGTCCTCCCCGGCCCGCGCGAACACCTCCGCCACCGCGCCGCGCAACCCCTTCTGGTTCCCCTTCACGCACACCACGTAATGCCCGCCCTGGGTGCGGATCTGGGACACCAACTCCTTCTGGCAAAAGGCCGCGTCGACGGTCACCACCGCGCCCGTCAGATCCAGGGCGCCCAACAGATCTGGGGCCGTGGTGATCTCGTGTCCGCCCTCGGGCACGGACCGCTGGCCCAGGATCAACCGGTTCTCCACGGCCCACGCCTCGACCAGATGCAAGCACCCGGTGAACGTGTTCTTGGTGGACCGCCGGGCGCTCTTACCATCGATCGCCACGTGCACCAGGCCGGTACTCTCGCATGCGGCTGCCATCCAGCGCCCGAACCGGTCCGCGAACGCGTCCGGGTCCAGCTTGGCGAACACGCGCTCGAACGTGTCCGGGCTCGGAACCCCGTGGGGCAACCGCAGGTACGGGGCGAACAACGTTTGCTTGGCCCGACCGAACGCGGCCACCTGGTCCCACCCGTCGGCCCCGGCGATCACCGCACACGTGGCCAACGTGAGGATATCCACCAGCTCATGCAACTTGTTCTTCGTTTCGCGGCGCGGGTCTGGCACATCCGCAAACACCGCCAGCAGCGGAATACTCATCGGGGTTCCTCCATAACAACCCCGATATAGACGTAAATGCGGCTGCCGTCACGGGTTCATAGTGCGCCAACCCTGCGGGAAGCCCAGAACAAGAAGGGCTGTGAACGGTACTTCCCGGTCAAAAAATCTGCACAATGCGCGCAACAAAAAAGGATGCGGGAACGGTTCCCACACCCTTTGCGCAGCTACTGGGGTGAACGAGTTAGAACGGGGCCTCGTTATTCACGATGAACGTCCCGCCCTTCCCCCAACTGTTTTCGACGTGGATGATGTCGTAAGCGTTCCCGCCGTCGAGCACCAGCGCGCCGCCAGCGATCACGCCCGATGCGAACAGCGTGTCGTTGGCCTCACCGCTGTGAACCTCGATGTTCCCGGACGCCCCGACGTTCCACAGGTACAGACCGTCGCCGTCGTTCCCGCCCTGAACGTTAATCGTCCCGGCATACACGCCGACCATCTCCAGGTAGTCCTGACCGTTGCCCAGATCGACGAATACGCCGGACGGAATCCCCTGACCGATGTAGACCGCCGATTGCCCGTTTACCGTGGTCCCCTCCAGACCGATCACGGACAGGTTCCCGGCGCCGTCCTGTTCGATCCGGACGCGGTTGAAATCGTCGTCGCCCGTAACGATCAGCGCCCCACCCGACAGCATCGCGGTGACGTTCCCGGCCGGTGTATCGCGGTCTTCGAGATATTCGCACGTCAGGTTGGTGTGACTATCGTGCCCCGTCATGGCTATCCTCCTACGGTTGGGGCGAACGTAGGAGAGAGTGTTGCAACCAGCGTGCCCATAACGATCACCGTTCGGACCGAGTCTCGGTCACCGGTCGTGTCCGAAATCGACTAATAGCAACAGCGATTACGCCTCGGCGCGACCCGGATCGAGAATTGAAAGCTGAGAGACAGAAGAGGTTCTGATCAGGATCAGTGAAGAAATGCACCAGCCAACGTAACTCGTTCGGCAGCGTGAACGAAACCTACACCGCCAACAGATAGAGTCAACGACATCACAAAGAACGGGCCGCGCTTCCGCAAGTTAACGGGGAAGCGCGGCCCGAACTCCGCACTAGCGCTGGGGCGCGGACACCCGCGGCTTCAGTTGGAACTCGTACTCACCGTACTCGGCCGCGTGCTGACCCTTTTCGGTCAGCGCGTAAGTGGCCTCGAACGGATCGGTAGCGTTACCGGTAGCACGCGCAAGAAGCCCTTCTTCAACAAGGGCCGTCAGGAACGAACCGTCCTTGGTCTTCGCGGTCGGGGCGAGCCGCAGGG
This region of Gemmata massiliana genomic DNA includes:
- a CDS encoding ISAs1 family transposase, with amino-acid sequence MSIPLLAVFADVPDPRRETKNKLHELVDILTLATCAVIAGADGWDQVAAFGRAKQTLFAPYLRLPHGVPSPDTFERVFAKLDPDAFADRFGRWMAAACESTGLVHVAIDGKSARRSTKNTFTGCLHLVEAWAVENRLILGQRSVPEGGHEITTAPDLLGALDLTGAVVTVDAAFCQKELVSQIRTQGGHYVVCVKGNQKGLRGAVAEVFARAGEDAFAGCAMGSAVEDGQHEEERYVTVVEDPEGLPSGWADVGAVALVCRERVVNGKPNESTAHYYLTSLRIGAVELAGYIRNHWGIENGLHWCLDIAFREDDSRARAGHAGANLGMIRRVALSLLQRADTKGSIRTRRMKAAWDDQYLLKVLKILTTK